One genomic window of Streptomyces sp. NBC_01498 includes the following:
- a CDS encoding metallophosphoesterase family protein, with translation MPNRVAVLSDIHGVLPALEAVLAEPDVADAERIVLTGDIAAGPQPGEVLDLLSGLGDRVGWIGGNADRELVEYRRGQRDEIPDPIAPWAAGQLREDHLDLLGSLPRTLTLPVSGLGRVLFCHATPRDDEEVVLVDSRLDRWKDVLGGLDTGIRTVVCGHTHMPFVRLAHGRLVVNPGSVGMPYGRSGAHWALLGPGVELRTTHFDLDAAAARLGRDSSCPGITEWADYFLHARATDADALATFAPRDGREGAP, from the coding sequence ATGCCGAACCGAGTAGCGGTCCTGTCCGACATCCACGGAGTCCTGCCCGCCCTGGAGGCGGTCCTCGCCGAACCCGACGTGGCCGATGCCGAGCGCATCGTCCTCACGGGTGACATCGCCGCCGGACCCCAGCCGGGCGAGGTGCTCGACCTGCTGTCCGGGCTCGGTGACCGCGTCGGCTGGATCGGTGGGAACGCCGACCGCGAACTCGTCGAGTACCGCCGGGGCCAACGCGACGAGATCCCCGATCCGATCGCTCCCTGGGCGGCCGGGCAGCTCCGCGAGGACCATCTCGACCTGCTCGGCTCGTTGCCGCGCACGCTCACGCTGCCCGTGAGCGGCCTGGGCAGGGTGCTGTTCTGCCACGCCACCCCGCGCGACGACGAGGAGGTCGTCCTGGTCGACTCCCGCCTCGACCGCTGGAAGGACGTCCTCGGCGGACTCGACACCGGTATCCGCACCGTGGTCTGCGGCCACACCCACATGCCGTTCGTCCGCCTCGCCCACGGCCGGCTCGTGGTCAACCCCGGCAGCGTCGGCATGCCCTACGGACGGAGCGGAGCGCACTGGGCCCTGCTGGGCCCGGGTGTCGAACTGCGCACCACCCACTTCGACCTCGACGCCGCGGCGGCCCGACTCGGCCGGGACTCGTCCTGCCCCGGCATCACCGAGTGGGCCGACTACTTCCTCCACGCGCGCGCGACCGACGCCGACGCCCTCGCGACCTTCGCCCCACGGGACGGACGCGAGGGCGCTCCGTGA
- a CDS encoding L-threonylcarbamoyladenylate synthase, which yields MAKYFDVHPENPQRRTIASVAESIRSGALIAYPTDSCYALGCQLGSRDGIARIRSVRELDDRHHFTLVCQNFAQLGQLVQIDNDVFRAIKAATPGSYTFILPATREVPRQLLHPKKKTVGVRIPDHVVAQALLAELGEPLLSSTLLLPDEPEPMTQGWEIKERLDHVLDVVVDSGDCGTEPTTVIDFSGGEPEIVRRGAGDPARFE from the coding sequence ATGGCAAAGTATTTCGACGTACACCCCGAGAACCCGCAGCGCCGCACCATCGCGAGCGTGGCCGAGAGCATCCGGTCCGGCGCGCTCATCGCGTATCCCACGGACTCCTGTTACGCGCTGGGCTGCCAGCTGGGCAGCCGGGACGGTATCGCGCGGATCCGTTCCGTGCGGGAGCTGGACGACCGGCACCACTTCACACTGGTCTGCCAGAACTTCGCGCAGCTCGGCCAGCTGGTGCAGATCGACAACGACGTGTTCCGCGCGATCAAGGCGGCGACACCCGGCAGTTACACGTTCATCCTCCCCGCGACCCGGGAGGTGCCGCGTCAGTTGCTGCACCCGAAGAAGAAGACCGTCGGGGTCCGGATCCCGGACCATGTCGTCGCCCAGGCGCTGCTCGCGGAGCTGGGCGAGCCGCTGCTCTCCAGCACGCTGCTGCTGCCCGACGAGCCGGAGCCGATGACCCAGGGGTGGGAGATCAAGGAACGGCTCGACCATGTGCTGGACGTCGTGGTCGACTCGGGCGACTGCGGCACGGAGCCGACGACGGTCATCGACTTCTCGGGCGGCGAGCCGGAGATCGTACGGCGCGGGGCGGGCGACCCGGCACGGTTCGAGTGA
- a CDS encoding carboxymuconolactone decarboxylase family protein yields MEPRLDFYAVPAAGLALKRFMTVGASFKESSLPAVTRELVALRVSQINGCAPCVDIHTKELAAAGETPARLNLVAVWREATVFGAAERAALELAEQGTRVADAASGVDDEVWAAAAAQYDEEQLSTLVLLVSFMNAVNRVNVITRRPAGADVPGTVR; encoded by the coding sequence ATGGAACCGCGACTCGACTTCTACGCCGTCCCGGCGGCCGGCCTGGCTCTCAAGCGCTTCATGACGGTCGGCGCGTCCTTCAAGGAGTCGTCGCTCCCGGCGGTCACCCGGGAGCTGGTGGCCCTGCGTGTCAGCCAGATCAACGGATGCGCCCCCTGTGTGGACATCCACACGAAGGAGCTGGCCGCGGCCGGCGAGACCCCGGCGCGGCTGAACCTGGTCGCGGTGTGGCGCGAGGCCACGGTCTTCGGCGCGGCCGAGCGCGCCGCGCTGGAGCTGGCCGAGCAGGGCACCCGGGTCGCGGACGCCGCCTCCGGGGTGGACGACGAGGTGTGGGCGGCGGCTGCCGCGCAGTACGACGAGGAGCAGCTGAGCACGCTGGTGCTGCTGGTCTCGTTCATGAACGCGGTGAATCGCGTGAACGTCATCACTCGCCGGCCGGCCGGGGCGGACGTGCCCGGTACGGTCCGTTGA
- a CDS encoding RNA polymerase sigma-70 factor, with the protein MDRTGDNAGDRTGDRAGDRAWDKAGEFEELRPLLFSVAYRILGSVSEAEDAVQETWLRFDGTTTRPTSAKSFLSAVVTRISIDVLRSARVRRERYVGPWFPEPLLEDPYQDPERAVELADSVSMAALLLLERLGPAERAVFLMREVFGFEFAEIAAAVGRSEAACRQLLVRGRRHMGAGRRRFTADREERRELAARFFDALTGGDLDGLRSLLAADVRLVGDSGGKAPQLARTVVGADNVARLLSAFCPLLIRVDVSFEPHDVNGQPGAIFRDRDGRVLQTLVLDVLDGRIQTIRTVINPDKLGHLGPVADAWAVSRAIKRARRETD; encoded by the coding sequence ATGGACAGGACCGGGGACAACGCCGGGGACAGGACCGGGGACAGGGCCGGGGACAGGGCCTGGGACAAGGCCGGGGAGTTCGAGGAGCTGCGACCGCTGCTGTTCTCCGTCGCCTACCGGATCCTGGGCAGTGTGAGCGAGGCCGAGGACGCGGTGCAGGAGACCTGGCTGCGCTTCGACGGCACGACGACCCGGCCCACGTCGGCCAAGTCCTTCCTGTCGGCCGTGGTGACCCGGATCTCGATCGACGTGCTGCGTTCCGCGCGGGTACGGCGGGAGCGGTACGTGGGCCCGTGGTTCCCCGAGCCGCTGCTGGAGGACCCGTACCAGGACCCGGAGCGGGCGGTGGAGCTGGCCGACTCGGTGTCGATGGCGGCGCTGCTGTTGCTGGAGCGGCTCGGCCCGGCGGAGCGGGCGGTCTTCCTGATGCGGGAGGTGTTCGGCTTCGAGTTCGCCGAGATCGCGGCGGCGGTGGGGCGCTCGGAGGCGGCGTGCCGCCAGTTGCTGGTCCGGGGGCGGCGGCACATGGGGGCGGGGCGGCGGCGGTTCACGGCGGACCGCGAGGAGCGGCGGGAGCTGGCGGCCCGGTTCTTCGACGCGCTGACGGGCGGTGACCTCGACGGGCTGCGGTCGCTGCTGGCCGCCGATGTGCGGCTGGTCGGGGACAGCGGCGGGAAGGCGCCGCAGCTGGCCAGGACCGTCGTGGGCGCGGACAACGTGGCCCGGCTGCTCAGCGCGTTCTGTCCCCTGCTGATCCGGGTCGACGTGTCGTTCGAACCGCACGACGTCAACGGCCAGCCCGGCGCGATCTTCCGCGACCGGGACGGCAGGGTGCTCCAGACCCTGGTCCTCGACGTGCTCGACGGACGGATCCAGACCATCCGCACGGTGATCAACCCCGACAAGCTCGGCCATCTCGGACCGGTGGCCGACGCCTGGGCGGTCAGCCGCGCGATCAAGCGGGCCCGCCGGGAGACGGACTGA